The following coding sequences lie in one Thermomicrobium sp. 4228-Ro genomic window:
- a CDS encoding secondary thiamine-phosphate synthase enzyme YjbQ → MSRTFARRFQVATVGHDQLLDITPQVRDVIEASGIRDGLVCVFVAHSTAAVSVSEYEPGLVEDIRVAAERIAPERGNYAHNRLNADDNAHSHLRALVVGPSVTVPLVSGALTLGTWQRIVLIDFDTHARTRTVWVQVLGE, encoded by the coding sequence GTGAGCCGGACATTCGCGCGCCGCTTTCAGGTCGCGACAGTCGGTCACGACCAGCTGCTCGACATCACGCCGCAGGTACGCGACGTGATCGAGGCGAGCGGGATCCGCGACGGGCTCGTCTGTGTGTTCGTCGCTCATTCGACAGCTGCTGTCTCGGTCTCGGAATACGAACCGGGGCTCGTGGAGGATATCCGTGTCGCTGCCGAGCGGATCGCCCCCGAACGGGGGAACTATGCGCACAACCGACTGAACGCTGACGACAACGCGCACAGTCACCTCCGTGCGCTCGTCGTCGGGCCCTCGGTAACGGTCCCATTGGTCAGTGGTGCGTTGACGCTCGGCACCTGGCAGCGGATCGTGCTCATCGACTTCGATACGCACGCACGCACACGGACGGTTTGGGTGCAGGTGCTGGGTGAGTGA
- a CDS encoding leucyl aminopeptidase, whose protein sequence is MALEVVTRSEPLDALAGSIVLPVVPEFRLDESISEGERALAEWVMRAARAAGVIGRVGQVAAVPPPAEWHAERIVLVGLGTPEQRTLSDIRRVAALTAKVTTDAGGRILVWPVVGLLRHPIESVVQAIVEGVGLASYRFHRYRSSDTLSGIERLVVAGTGQGVETASRRGQIVYETVNFARDLTNEPGNVLDPERLSGIAWEVAQEVGLQCSIYDRALLEELGAGAILAVGQGSRREPRLVHLVYKPGNGAATRLALVGKAVTFDSGGLSLKPAEGMERMKGDMAGGAVVLSVLRALPALGLPVEVHGIVAAAENLPDGDAFRPGDIVRTLNGKTVEVISTDAEGRLLLADALTYAVQQDAHLLIDVATLTGACAVALGRGGSGLFATDERARDLMLRAASEVGERMWPLPLWDEYRDLLRSEHADLKNTAGRWGAAINAALFLREFTDGRPWLHLDIAGPAWSEQPGPFGPPGATGHGVRTLLRFLELWAESCAGAGGERR, encoded by the coding sequence GTGGCGCTGGAGGTCGTCACGAGGAGCGAGCCGCTCGACGCACTCGCGGGCAGCATCGTGCTGCCGGTCGTTCCGGAGTTTCGGCTCGATGAGTCGATCAGCGAGGGCGAGCGTGCACTCGCCGAGTGGGTGATGCGAGCTGCCCGTGCGGCCGGGGTCATTGGACGAGTCGGTCAGGTCGCAGCCGTGCCACCGCCAGCCGAGTGGCACGCAGAGCGTATCGTGTTGGTGGGCCTCGGCACGCCAGAGCAGCGGACACTCTCCGATATCAGGCGGGTAGCGGCTCTGACCGCGAAGGTGACAACCGACGCTGGTGGCCGCATCCTCGTCTGGCCGGTGGTAGGACTGCTGCGCCATCCGATCGAGTCGGTCGTCCAGGCGATCGTGGAAGGCGTCGGCCTGGCGAGCTACCGGTTCCACCGCTATCGCAGTAGCGACACGCTTTCCGGGATCGAACGGCTGGTCGTCGCTGGTACCGGTCAGGGGGTCGAGACCGCTAGCCGTCGGGGCCAGATCGTGTACGAGACGGTCAACTTCGCACGAGATCTGACGAACGAGCCAGGAAATGTGCTCGATCCCGAGCGATTGAGCGGGATCGCCTGGGAGGTGGCGCAGGAAGTGGGTCTGCAGTGCTCGATCTATGACCGGGCACTGCTCGAGGAACTCGGCGCCGGTGCCATCCTCGCGGTCGGTCAGGGAAGCCGTCGGGAACCACGCCTGGTGCATCTCGTCTACAAGCCGGGTAACGGCGCTGCGACGCGCCTGGCGCTCGTGGGCAAGGCGGTGACCTTCGATTCGGGTGGGCTGAGCCTCAAGCCGGCCGAAGGTATGGAACGGATGAAGGGAGATATGGCCGGTGGGGCTGTCGTCCTGAGCGTGCTGCGAGCACTTCCGGCACTCGGCTTGCCGGTCGAGGTTCACGGTATCGTCGCCGCTGCGGAGAATCTGCCTGATGGCGACGCATTCCGGCCCGGCGATATCGTGCGAACACTGAACGGCAAGACAGTCGAAGTCATCAGTACCGATGCGGAGGGGCGTTTGCTCCTCGCCGATGCGCTGACGTACGCTGTTCAGCAGGACGCGCACTTATTGATCGATGTCGCGACGTTGACCGGCGCGTGTGCGGTCGCGCTCGGGCGGGGAGGTAGCGGCCTGTTCGCGACTGATGAGCGTGCGCGGGATCTCATGTTGCGAGCAGCCAGCGAAGTGGGCGAACGGATGTGGCCACTGCCACTCTGGGACGAGTACCGCGACCTTCTGCGCAGCGAGCACGCCGACTTGAAGAACACGGCTGGCCGGTGGGGCGCTGCGATCAACGCTGCACTCTTCCTGCGCGAGTTCACTGATGGGCGGCCGTGGCTGCATCTGGACATCGCTGGGCCCGCCTGGTCCGAGCAGCCGGGGCCGTTCGGGCCGCCGGGGGCGACTGGGCACGGGGTGCGGACGCTGCTGCGATTTCTCGAACTCTGGGCCGAATCCTGTGCTGGGGCCGGAGGCGAGAGGCGGTGA
- a CDS encoding DUF1684 domain-containing protein has product MENVEAYIKRIEDYRKRRDEFFRTNPNSPLLPEQRERFQGLRYYPVKPEYRFVVELDREGISQERVVLGTTTGEPKEFIVAGRATVIIEGKPVTFTVYREVGRGRYFLPFRDATAGTETYSVGRYLDPQETPDGKLILDFNMAYNPYCAYNDRWTCPIPPRENIVDVPIRAGEMAYPDYVSVTEQEKPRGPAPLIGG; this is encoded by the coding sequence ATGGAGAATGTTGAGGCCTATATCAAGCGCATCGAGGACTACAGGAAGCGACGAGACGAGTTCTTTCGAACGAATCCCAATTCACCGCTTCTCCCGGAGCAGCGTGAACGGTTCCAAGGGCTCCGCTACTATCCGGTGAAGCCGGAGTACCGGTTCGTCGTCGAGCTCGACCGGGAAGGGATCAGTCAGGAGCGTGTCGTCCTCGGTACGACGACCGGCGAGCCGAAGGAGTTCATCGTCGCGGGGCGGGCAACGGTCATAATCGAAGGGAAACCGGTGACGTTCACAGTCTACCGAGAAGTCGGCCGTGGTCGCTACTTCCTACCCTTCCGCGATGCGACCGCTGGAACCGAGACCTACTCGGTCGGGCGTTACCTGGATCCCCAGGAAACGCCGGACGGGAAGCTCATCCTCGATTTCAACATGGCCTACAACCCGTACTGTGCCTACAACGATCGCTGGACTTGTCCGATTCCGCCGCGGGAAAATATCGTCGATGTGCCGATCCGGGCTGGTGAGATGGCCTATCCGGATTACGTTTCGGTGACCGAGCAGGAGAAGCCACGCGGGCCAGCTCCATTGATCGGGGGGTGA